One Streptomyces sp. RPA4-2 genomic window carries:
- a CDS encoding TetR/AcrR family transcriptional regulator, giving the protein MGRPRRFDEAQVLHNAREQFWNRGYTATSMDDLMAATGLGKGSLYGAFGDKRQLFLRTLDDYRNEQLDSVRQILTGPGTGLERLELLLDGAAHGYGDDASRRGCFLAGSTSELHGRESEVVSRARVTYQEIQDLLTACVEDAQREGDLAADASPQEMATLLLAVLQGIEFLAKTDMDASALVQIGHSALSNLPRP; this is encoded by the coding sequence ATGGGTCGCCCTCGACGTTTCGACGAAGCACAGGTTCTGCACAACGCCCGTGAGCAGTTCTGGAATCGGGGCTATACGGCCACCTCCATGGACGACCTCATGGCCGCCACCGGGCTGGGCAAGGGCAGTCTGTACGGGGCGTTCGGCGACAAGCGCCAACTCTTCCTGCGCACACTGGACGACTATCGAAACGAACAGCTCGACAGCGTCCGGCAGATTCTCACCGGCCCGGGGACGGGGCTGGAGCGCCTGGAGCTCCTCCTCGATGGCGCTGCCCACGGTTACGGCGATGACGCAAGTCGCCGTGGCTGCTTCCTGGCCGGCAGCACCTCTGAACTGCACGGGCGGGAGTCCGAAGTGGTCTCTCGCGCCCGCGTGACCTATCAAGAGATCCAGGATCTCCTGACCGCCTGCGTCGAGGATGCCCAACGGGAGGGTGATCTGGCCGCGGACGCCAGTCCGCAGGAGATGGCCACCCTGCTACTGGCGGTCCTGCAGGGCATCGAGTTCCTCGCGAAGACCGACATGGACGCCTCCGCCCTCGTACAGATCGGCCACTCCGCACTGTCGAACCTGCCTCGCCCTTGA
- a CDS encoding MFS transporter yields the protein MAAVTAPLVTIASGRLDRRKVLIALALFSAASDVLAAPAPSMAVIAAARVLLGIGVGGFWAMGAGVAARLVPAEAVHRATSLITAGILGGRLRPGRHASPAQRGHPTSPPSAGRMTPQPVDHRGGAPVTAGTPHRRPHPVSGGRSRASVARRDRRVAGFSRGTPSSGGATPR from the coding sequence ATGGCTGCGGTCACTGCTCCCCTGGTCACCATCGCCTCGGGACGGCTCGACCGGCGTAAGGTCCTGATCGCTCTCGCGCTGTTCAGTGCCGCCTCCGACGTCCTGGCAGCGCCGGCCCCCAGCATGGCCGTGATAGCAGCGGCCAGGGTCCTGCTCGGCATCGGCGTCGGCGGATTCTGGGCGATGGGCGCGGGCGTCGCCGCTCGACTGGTGCCCGCCGAGGCCGTCCACCGGGCCACCTCGCTGATCACCGCCGGAATTCTCGGCGGCCGGCTTCGCCCTGGGCGGCACGCTAGCCCTGCTCAGCGCGGCCACCCAACTTCGCCTCCGTCTGCAGGTCGGATGACGCCCCAACCCGTCGACCACCGCGGAGGCGCACCGGTTACGGCCGGAACGCCCCATCGGCGTCCACACCCGGTCAGCGGGGGCCGGTCGCGTGCGTCGGTGGCGCGACGCGACCGGAGGGTCGCCGGGTTCAGTCGCGGTACGCCTTCATCAGGTGGAGCCACACCTCGCTGA